The genomic DNA GCCAGCAAAAGGGTAATCCCAGCCTCAATCACCCTCCTACTGCCCCGCACCAATCCCACCAATCCCCCGAAAACCCAATCCAAGCACATAAACCACAATCTAACATACAATACAGACCAAACCCATAGAGCAAAAAAcgaaacgaaaaagaaaaaaatgaCCGACCCCACAACAGAAATCGATGTCGACCTCGACGTCCAAGAAATCCTCCTCGCCGCCTCCCAACACGACATCCCCAAACTCCGCCAACTAATCCGCTCAAACCAAACAATCGCAAACCCCGTCAATGTCAAGGACCCCGAAACCGGATATGCGCCGCTGCATGCAGCAATTGCGGCCTGCGAGCCTGACGACGAGGAGCCGAACGGCGTCCAGACCAACGGGGAGCAGGGAGACGAGCAGAAGAGCgttgaggagaagggctCGGCGACTGTGAGGTTTTTGCTTCAGGAGGGTGCGATTTGGAATGAtcttgataataataatgagACGCCTGGGTGTGTTGCTAGGCGGTTGGGGTTGACGGAGCTGTATGAGCAGCTTGTTGATGCTGGTGTGCGGGCGGAGTTGCTTTTGAATCGGTTGGATGGGTatgaggagcttgaggatgatgatgaggaagaggaggagggacAGGAAGAGCAGACTGGGActgaggaggtggaggtggagggtgaATCTGCTCCTCAATTGGTTGAGGCGACTACCACTACTGAAACGGCTATGGAGACGGGCCCCGATGTCACTAATTCCCGGTATCTTGATTCCAATTTGACTTTCCAGAATGATCGGCTGCTGGATCAAGATCAGAATGGTGTTATGATGGCTTGGGAGACGGATATCATGGCCAAGTCGGCGAAGAAGCTACTGCCTACGTCTGGACTGCGTGTTCTGAATGTCGGACATGGTATGGGTATTGTGGACGGATTCATCCAGGAGCAGTCGCCAGCAGAGCACCATATCATTGAAGCGCACCCGGAGGTTGTCGCCGAGATGAAGCGGAAGGGCTGGGGTGAGAAGCCGGGTGTTACGATCCACGAGGGCCGGTGGCAGGATATTCTCCCTGACTTGGTCGGACAGGGAGTTATGTTCGATGCCATCTACTACGATACATTTGCCGAGTCGTATGGCGACTTCCGGGAGTTCTTCAGTGAGCAGGTTATTGGACTGCTTGAGCAAGAAGGGAAGTGGAGTTTCTTCAACGGTATGGGGGCTGACCGGCAAATCAGCTACGATGTCTACCAGAAGGTAGCCGAGATGGACCTTATGGATGCTGGGTTCGATGTTGAATGGGA from Aspergillus oryzae RIB40 DNA, chromosome 7 includes the following:
- the rmt2 gene encoding protein-arginine N5-methyltransferase (guanidinoacetate methyltransferase and related proteins), with the protein product MTDPTTEIDVDLDVQEILLAASQHDIPKLRQLIRSNQTIANPVNVKDPETGYAPLHAAIAACEPDDEEPNGVQTNGEQGDEQKSVEEKGSATVRFLLQEGAIWNDLDNNNETPGCVARRLGLTELYEQLVDAGVRAELLLNRLDGYEELEDDDEEEEEGQEEQTGTEEVEVEGESAPQLVEATTTTETAMETGPDVTNSRYLDSNLTFQNDRLLDQDQNGVMMAWETDIMAKSAKKLLPTSGLRVLNVGHGMGIVDGFIQEQSPAEHHIIEAHPEVVAEMKRKGWGEKPGVTIHEGRWQDILPDLVGQGVMFDAIYYDTFAESYGDFREFFSEQVIGLLEQEGKWSFFNGMGADRQISYDVYQKVAEMDLMDAGFDVEWEEIALPKLDNEWDGVRRAYWQIESYRLPLCKYMD